From Glycine max cultivar Williams 82 chromosome 11, Glycine_max_v4.0, whole genome shotgun sequence, the proteins below share one genomic window:
- the LOC102667395 gene encoding uncharacterized protein yields MEGETSYTAGPPPIFYGEEYELWAARMTTHLEALDLWETVEENYDVPELPLNPTVAQMKNHKERKTKKAKAKNYLLSTVSKIIFIRIMNFKSTKQIWDDLRSKYQGCERTKGMQVLNLGREFDMQSMKETETIKGYADRLLGIANRVRLFGKDFPGERIVQKILVTIPKKYESKI; encoded by the coding sequence ATGGAGGGAGAAACATCATACACAGCAGGTCCACCACCAATTTTTTATGGTGAGGAGTACGAATTATGGGCTGCAAGGATGACCACTCATCTTGAAGCTTTGGATCTTTGGGAGACAGTAGAAGAAAACTATGATGTTCCTGAACTACCTTTAAATCCAACGGTGGCTCAGATGAAGAATCATAAAGAGAGGAAGACCAAAAAGGCTAAGGCTAAAAATTACCTTTTATCTACTgtgtcaaaaattatttttataagaattatgAACTTCAAATCTACCAAACAGATTTGGGATGATCTCAGATCAAAATATCAAGGCTGTGAAAGAACCAAAGGCATGCAAGTACTCAACTTGGGCAGAGAATTCGATATGCAGAGCATGAAAGAGACTGAAACAATTAAAGGCTACGCTGACCGGCTATTAGGCATAGCAAATAGAGTGAGGCTTTTTGGGAAGGACTTTCCTGGTGAAAGAATAGTGCAAAAAATCCTGGTCACTATACCCAAGAAGTATGAATCGAAGATATAA
- the LOC100527605 gene encoding uncharacterized protein LOC100527605 precursor translates to MMKGLSFVLLLILVIIHYKVVNANNNNNCVTEDCLIGDNFESEFSFGSHVARMLYDVSQSVSGQTGNSNNAAVNCPQSNGYRSCLPSQNGGGPNQRCGDYTRTC, encoded by the coding sequence atgatgaagGGTCTCTCATTTGTGCTGCTGTTGATCCTTGTGATCATCCACTACAAGGTGGTCAacgccaacaacaacaacaactgtGTCACAGAAGATTGCCTCATCGGTGATAATTTTGAATCAGAGTTCTCGTTTGGTTCCCATGTGGCAAGAATGCTCTATGATGTGAGTCAATCTGTGTCTGGCCAAACAGGGAATAGCAACAATGCTGCTGTTAATTGTCCACAAAGCAATGGTTACCGTAGTTGCTTGCCATCCCAAAACGGCGGCGGCCCTAACCAACGTTGTGGAGATTACACCAGGACTTGCTAA